The following are encoded in a window of Brevibacillus ruminantium genomic DNA:
- a CDS encoding cysteine desulfurase family protein produces the protein MSNHINHLQLWEHLCQELGELLGLDQAVPSDVLHRALKDDRYAGYVCTSAQNRDLLRALIQDPKNQPFLLAEDFFAEKTPENSELLVNAQKLMMSLKEYLRQRQWEEIDGRMARLLTEEDPEGKPCKPCAELQVTNYREVYLDHCATTYVRPEVGKWLSEYYLNQWGFANPSSNTLEGRYASDQIERARKTIADCLSVSAEGIIFTGSGSEANNLAIKGIAMQHWAERGHLITSKVEHSAVLQVMNYLETLGFSVTYLDVDKEGRVSVQDVENAIRPDTILVSIMAANNEIGTLNPIGEIGQLCKARGIPFMVDAIQAFGRIPLHPEEMGISLLSFSGHKMYAPKGVGGLYVGEGIPLQPLIHGGGQERELRAGTENVASIVAMGKAAELMHREMEQETERLLALRDRFLTELGKIEDDFVINGSLEYRAPHNLSIGFAHVDSGALLRSLNRIGISTSISSACHSRRTKTSHVLEAIGADTEKYATIRFSFGLQTREEDLLYLFQYLPRILELLREEEIINIE, from the coding sequence ATGAGTAACCATATAAATCATCTCCAATTATGGGAGCATCTGTGTCAGGAGCTGGGGGAACTGCTTGGGTTGGACCAGGCAGTCCCTTCAGATGTACTGCATCGTGCGCTCAAGGATGATCGATATGCGGGATATGTATGTACGTCAGCACAAAATCGGGATTTGTTGCGGGCACTAATCCAGGACCCGAAAAACCAGCCTTTTCTGCTGGCAGAAGATTTTTTTGCCGAGAAGACTCCTGAAAACAGCGAGCTGCTGGTCAATGCGCAGAAGCTGATGATGAGTTTGAAGGAATATCTGCGCCAGCGACAATGGGAGGAAATAGACGGGCGGATGGCGCGGCTTTTGACAGAGGAGGACCCTGAAGGCAAGCCATGCAAACCTTGCGCGGAGCTTCAGGTGACCAATTATCGTGAAGTCTACCTCGACCATTGTGCGACGACCTACGTTCGGCCAGAGGTGGGCAAATGGCTGAGTGAATATTACCTCAATCAATGGGGCTTCGCCAATCCCAGCAGCAACACGCTCGAAGGCAGGTACGCGAGTGATCAGATTGAGCGAGCGAGAAAGACGATTGCCGATTGTCTGTCTGTTTCAGCGGAAGGGATTATTTTTACCGGGTCCGGTTCTGAGGCGAACAATTTGGCGATCAAAGGGATTGCGATGCAGCACTGGGCAGAGAGGGGACATCTGATTACCAGTAAAGTCGAGCATTCCGCTGTTTTGCAGGTGATGAACTATCTGGAAACCCTGGGTTTCTCCGTTACATATCTGGATGTTGATAAAGAAGGCAGGGTTTCTGTGCAAGATGTCGAGAATGCGATTCGTCCCGATACGATTTTGGTTTCGATCATGGCAGCAAATAATGAAATTGGCACACTTAATCCCATTGGCGAAATCGGTCAGCTCTGCAAAGCGAGGGGTATCCCGTTTATGGTCGATGCCATTCAAGCATTTGGCCGTATCCCGCTTCATCCCGAGGAGATGGGGATTTCCTTGCTCAGCTTTTCTGGTCACAAAATGTACGCGCCAAAAGGAGTGGGCGGCCTTTATGTCGGGGAAGGAATTCCTTTGCAGCCACTGATTCATGGAGGCGGACAAGAACGGGAGCTACGGGCAGGAACAGAAAATGTCGCTTCCATCGTGGCGATGGGGAAAGCGGCGGAGTTGATGCATCGGGAAATGGAGCAGGAAACAGAGCGTTTACTTGCCCTGCGTGATCGATTCCTCACAGAGCTTGGAAAGATAGAGGACGACTTTGTCATTAACGGCTCATTAGAGTACCGCGCCCCGCATAATCTGAGTATTGGCTTTGCGCATGTAGACAGCGGCGCACTTTTGCGTAGTCTCAATCGCATCGGGATCAGCACTTCGATCAGCTCAGCCTGCCACTCCAGACGGACAAAAACATCCCATGTCCTGGAAGCCATCGGTGCCGATACCGAGAAATATGCGACCATTCGTTTTAGCTTTGGATTACAGACAAGGGAGGAAGATCTGTTGTACCTTTTCCAGTACCTCCCGCGAATTTTGGAGCTTCTACGAGAAGAAGAAATAATAAACATTGAGTAA
- a CDS encoding WG repeat-containing protein: MVIPPTFSQGYTFSEGLAIVENEDRKLGYIDKQGTVQIDFQYTDALDFSEGLAAVRFPSGEGWGYINREGKVVIHPRFSFVQSFHEGLAAVYDNSSFYFINQAGVPAFDIPFSHVEDLGDYSEGLAFIKTANQYGFLDKSGKVVIPPSFHAVESFRQGLAAVQLNGKWGFIDKQGTMRITPVYDSALGFSEGLAGVKVGQKWGFIDQEGKRTIPSRFTQVHSFSEGLAAVQANDKWGFINPLGEIIIPPQFDFAYDFQNGLAQVKVNAKWHYIDHTGRFIWP, encoded by the coding sequence ATGGTGATCCCCCCAACCTTTTCCCAGGGTTATACCTTTTCAGAAGGACTCGCCATTGTAGAAAATGAGGATAGGAAGCTGGGATACATCGATAAACAAGGAACCGTTCAAATTGATTTTCAATATACAGATGCATTGGATTTTTCGGAGGGGCTGGCTGCTGTACGTTTTCCCAGCGGAGAAGGATGGGGGTATATTAATCGTGAGGGCAAAGTCGTAATACACCCGCGCTTTTCATTTGTACAAAGCTTCCATGAGGGATTGGCTGCCGTCTATGACAACTCCTCCTTCTATTTTATCAACCAAGCCGGAGTACCGGCTTTCGATATTCCGTTTTCACATGTAGAAGACCTGGGTGATTACTCCGAAGGACTGGCTTTTATAAAAACAGCGAATCAATACGGTTTTTTGGACAAAAGCGGAAAGGTGGTCATCCCCCCTTCCTTCCATGCTGTGGAGTCCTTTCGGCAGGGATTAGCGGCTGTGCAGCTGAACGGGAAATGGGGATTTATCGATAAGCAGGGTACCATGAGAATCACGCCCGTCTACGATTCTGCTTTGGGTTTTTCAGAAGGCTTGGCTGGGGTAAAGGTCGGACAAAAATGGGGGTTTATAGACCAGGAGGGAAAACGAACGATTCCCTCACGCTTTACTCAGGTGCACTCCTTTTCCGAAGGATTGGCTGCCGTACAGGCCAACGACAAGTGGGGGTTTATCAACCCGCTTGGGGAAATCATAATTCCCCCTCAGTTTGATTTCGCTTACGACTTTCAAAATGGCCTGGCACAGGTGAAAGTAAATGCGAAGTGGCACTATATCGACCATACCGGTCGATTCATTTGGCCCTAG
- a CDS encoding Tc toxin subunit A-related protein: MGSQRDRIQHLDQFYQQNEEFQLLHFDFYDPQKTASLNWAGLDQEGIQTELKAYQRVMRVYPDQQVAKELLEQGLDSAHKIAAIPEHRFVREYAQFFQGDETKAKEAHQRAVHIKTAIRQVYGVVKDMIASPHYRAANFSTDNPELDSYYQNIPSYQDLFGSLDYLECEECLSIFSPAAYFLDLMRITDEYITDPNLNPVRNIPDGYTLRERRPDLFDLKLTCANTFSEIPYVQVVNRVLQKKIEERKEKEDAYQVLATAKYPFSLPYERPPSQIRVYLQKLGTSVSELYQTLQVESGAAEQVLPLDTAREALGLTMIQFERVTRPDKSETGLTEAYGYELPISRYLPQKMEGKVRHNANEEILLGNGTRFTKDVAIGDRIQVGNEVRMVAELLSDTQLKVDRPWKTVQVDNECTKVTKDGLDVVDVFLKRTGLTREELDQLIHQNLSPQEWKDGVGKTLYINATEEELPPLRIHADDHPIQRISGLSLDRLDRLNRFIRLAKKLGWSYADLNWAMAALQAKEITPLFIQQVAALQQLHKTTELSLEALTACLYPMKTIGRGNDQQPQDFFDRVFNNPILLHGENPYKNDHVPFHPFRVPAAKWKIEDESEGNGIIRNRLRAALTISNQDLTTVAVFVHSLAGEGEADTLSLTLDNLSWLYRITMMSRQLDLTIDEYLNLLGLLFYPERDYRTPGKDALQPTLDVLTQTLDAAAWAQAGSYDLYQLKYLSTGKTSPAFQQGYEEKSIAPFISNLAMAAKGSHLQPNQLKAGSLTTEQADQLYQLLISHEIISEHGIFRKYEFVYENAATLVPLELHNSVWFAGYTERSFVTMNQSINLEESGDVYTALLEQEQAILVRLESGITVLSSHFTEKTDLSFLLSLFAGDENKVDLVRSHLLQTRQIIGRLLELWQKTMELQKSYLVKGMVDFLQGTIPLTEALLPFASTASGLREYLVSFLTPSAADQEPSPQVISFIDVLARLQQLAELLELNPVQAGFITTHDNAKHFGIKDLVYPSFAEMKLLSAYKKLVKAFADDEDRLLSYFSEKDREKKLAILAEATGWQETQIGKVIDYFWSNRPTAEKPEATVAGLVRMKSVFDQASLLGASVDVVLKYGSLSHLGLTDEGGKINQQNWEQYDKLAQASIDLLQAKYGEERFAVLNREAVDQIHTLSRDSLLSYALWIIHKQDERIATPADLFKYLLIDVEMGSCATTSLIAQGIASVQLYMQRARMMLEEGIVETKVPTIWWTWVSNYRLWEANRKIFLYPENYIDPTLRKTATPDFQKLSDDILQNNITHENVEKPFQDYISKLLVLGSLEHVASYHCRRIDPRNGEEKDTVFFFGRTNTQPYTYYFRFLDNGKSWGPWEEIKLSIPAQHLSPVYAFGRLFIFWTEFDIGKSNAIKNQESSTQTVNKASLKYSFLNHGEWVPPQTLLDEVVINAYPANYDALTTEEMKNLLNENNHFWQEPYALTTGTGIVGAGKISFSEGAQIVRGELTQFDREIRPGDRIRSMGEERVVAEVKNATTLVVREPWSTGVEHALYKIIPATNSNRFAPFIGQGTVEITAGLRLVSGKNTRFTEQFVYGDKIVVGDESRVIIYIKNDTEMLVDSDWLADHHESFTIVPRRSGNEQLLVIYGGALASNVERPVVKPPTVENKDRDSFIDQRNAVNHNMYNSLRLAKKASPSVENIPGIVAVGPSVMLDGNLIKSKKRLHLPDYRYSAGSNPQPYQFSLRRNQELLRVEYGKNLLESNYWGNNIPGTHNAFRNEPALAGVNLLYYVSEEKSALRNVTNQPGWMIFSSGDESFLVRPEGMEINKLSDLIYLQPSPMPPDMLSNQILSTDAYVTKPLAIEKLKFTFTRLTTNTISMLSQKLFAGGLDNLLTIESQMLQELPFSRFYPPPGSTPPASVIPPAQTTMDFDGAYGLYFWEIFFHAPFLIAARLSENNRFEDAKRWMQYIFNPTQAPSQWENAASNERFWRFLPFRAVKNESIREILTSKEQIARYNYDPFDPDTIASQRQVAYAKTIVMRYIDNLISWGDYLFAQDTSESVNQATQLYLLAADLLGERPQSKGKRPTPEPKNFLEIQKEYQGKEIPQFLIDLENSSQSGWTASGYYRDVPFNDIPSYFCVPENADFIKYWDRVEDRLYKIRHCMNLDGLVRSLSLFAPPIDPRVLIRAIAAGGFGMALSSQVAPTLFSYRFEYLLEKAKALTGQLSALGSSLLSALEKKDAELLNLLRVQQEKTLLKMTTAIKEAEVAETRSTHKVLTENLNSATYRYQHYANLVKVGISAREQSSLDAALAAAVFNVLGVGTKTAASIAYAVPQVGSPFAMTYGGVQIGNMLNAASGVLEMGATISTAISQQTLTMAGYDRRLEDWTLQEKLASYEINQLKEQIKANEFRQKIAEQSLTIHLESIKQNEATELFYKDKFTNKELYQWLANRLSSVYFQTYTLAYDLALAAQRSYQFEFDTNRSFINFGYWDDRYKGLGAADGLLLALHQMENASIEANRRPLEIEKTISLSQLNPKALLDLKEKGECHFEWSERLFDFDFPGHYARKIKSVSVSIPAVVGPYQNIKATLTQLSNHLVLKSDQSGVDAINFLLGGKKVQEPGADVLRSNWWSNQQVVLSRGVNDNGLFEMSSNDSRYLPFEGTGAVSTWKLSMPKATNRLNFDTITDVIFTLRYTAYNGGELFAEKVRTLPAMQPVSGVGYFNLRQMYAENWFAFLQNHSSAAVQSLIFEIPNFVPPHIDGAKCTGFYIKLDTVGSQPGSYLTLQLTNSLSIDVQLGENNDFAYSFKANGKEQPAISKILGERRGVHFQLAATPEELKEGHFLDPTKLQNIQLILYYDGSLST; encoded by the coding sequence ATGGGAAGCCAGAGGGATCGAATCCAGCATCTGGACCAGTTCTATCAACAAAACGAGGAATTTCAGCTGTTACATTTTGATTTCTACGATCCACAAAAGACGGCTAGCTTGAATTGGGCAGGCTTGGATCAGGAGGGCATCCAGACAGAGTTAAAAGCATATCAACGGGTGATGCGCGTATATCCTGATCAGCAAGTCGCCAAAGAGTTATTGGAGCAAGGATTGGATTCTGCCCATAAAATAGCGGCAATCCCTGAGCATCGGTTCGTTCGCGAGTATGCCCAGTTCTTTCAAGGAGACGAAACAAAAGCAAAAGAAGCTCATCAACGAGCTGTTCATATCAAAACAGCAATTCGCCAGGTATATGGTGTGGTCAAGGATATGATCGCCTCTCCACATTACCGTGCAGCTAATTTTTCCACGGACAATCCGGAACTGGACAGCTACTACCAAAATATCCCCAGCTATCAAGACCTGTTTGGCAGCCTGGACTATCTGGAATGTGAGGAATGTCTGTCCATTTTCAGCCCTGCCGCTTATTTTCTCGATCTGATGCGCATCACAGACGAATACATCACGGACCCGAACTTGAATCCGGTACGGAATATTCCTGACGGGTATACGTTACGAGAACGGCGTCCAGACCTGTTTGACCTGAAATTAACATGCGCAAATACATTTTCGGAAATCCCTTATGTACAGGTGGTCAATCGCGTTCTGCAAAAAAAAATCGAGGAGAGAAAAGAAAAAGAGGATGCGTACCAAGTTCTGGCGACAGCCAAATATCCATTCTCGCTTCCCTATGAAAGACCACCGTCGCAAATACGAGTGTATTTGCAAAAGCTGGGCACATCTGTAAGCGAGCTCTATCAAACGCTCCAGGTGGAGAGCGGCGCAGCGGAACAAGTATTGCCGCTGGATACCGCCAGAGAAGCACTCGGATTGACCATGATTCAGTTCGAAAGAGTAACCCGTCCCGACAAAAGCGAGACAGGGCTGACGGAAGCTTACGGTTATGAGCTTCCGATTTCGCGGTACCTGCCCCAAAAAATGGAGGGAAAGGTTCGTCACAATGCGAATGAAGAGATTCTTCTCGGAAACGGTACCCGGTTTACCAAAGACGTCGCCATCGGGGATCGCATCCAGGTTGGGAATGAAGTACGCATGGTGGCAGAGCTTCTCTCCGACACACAACTGAAGGTAGATCGCCCGTGGAAGACCGTACAGGTGGACAATGAGTGCACGAAAGTAACGAAGGACGGGCTTGATGTGGTGGATGTGTTTCTCAAACGCACGGGTTTGACGCGAGAGGAACTGGATCAGTTGATTCACCAGAATCTCAGCCCTCAGGAATGGAAGGACGGAGTCGGCAAAACCTTGTATATCAACGCGACTGAGGAAGAGCTTCCACCGCTTCGCATCCATGCAGATGATCATCCCATACAGAGAATCAGCGGGCTATCGTTGGATCGCCTGGATCGGCTGAATCGCTTTATTCGGTTGGCAAAAAAGCTGGGGTGGAGCTATGCCGATCTAAACTGGGCGATGGCAGCTCTGCAGGCAAAAGAAATTACGCCGCTGTTTATCCAGCAGGTTGCCGCGCTGCAACAGTTGCATAAAACGACTGAGCTTTCACTGGAGGCACTCACAGCCTGCTTATATCCGATGAAGACAATCGGCAGGGGGAACGATCAACAGCCTCAAGACTTTTTTGACCGGGTTTTCAACAACCCCATCCTGCTCCATGGGGAGAATCCATACAAAAATGATCACGTTCCCTTTCATCCATTTCGGGTCCCTGCAGCAAAATGGAAAATAGAGGACGAAAGTGAAGGCAACGGAATCATTCGGAATCGTTTGCGTGCAGCTCTCACCATAAGCAATCAAGATTTGACGACTGTCGCGGTCTTTGTCCATTCGTTGGCAGGAGAAGGGGAAGCCGATACTCTTTCCCTTACGCTGGACAATCTCTCCTGGCTGTACCGCATCACGATGATGAGCAGACAGCTAGATTTGACCATTGATGAATATCTCAACCTGCTGGGACTGCTCTTCTATCCAGAGCGTGACTATCGTACACCAGGCAAGGATGCCCTGCAGCCAACACTGGACGTCTTGACACAAACGCTCGATGCAGCGGCTTGGGCACAGGCAGGTTCCTATGATCTGTACCAATTGAAATATCTATCAACCGGAAAAACGAGCCCAGCTTTTCAACAGGGATATGAAGAAAAGAGCATCGCCCCTTTTATCAGCAACTTGGCGATGGCGGCAAAAGGCTCGCATCTGCAACCGAACCAACTGAAGGCAGGAAGTCTGACCACGGAGCAGGCGGACCAGCTCTATCAGCTACTCATTTCCCATGAAATCATCAGTGAACATGGGATTTTTCGGAAATATGAGTTTGTCTATGAGAATGCTGCCACTTTGGTTCCGCTTGAGCTTCACAACAGTGTATGGTTTGCGGGATACACCGAGCGTTCCTTTGTCACGATGAATCAATCGATCAATCTGGAAGAGTCTGGGGACGTGTATACAGCACTGTTGGAGCAGGAGCAGGCTATCCTCGTCCGGCTGGAGTCGGGAATCACGGTGTTGAGTTCGCATTTCACGGAGAAGACAGACCTCTCCTTCCTGCTTTCTCTGTTTGCCGGGGATGAAAATAAGGTGGATCTGGTTCGGTCCCATCTGTTACAGACCAGACAGATCATTGGCAGATTGCTTGAATTGTGGCAGAAAACCATGGAGCTTCAGAAAAGCTATCTGGTCAAAGGTATGGTCGATTTCTTGCAGGGGACGATTCCGCTGACAGAGGCTTTGCTGCCGTTTGCCTCCACCGCTAGTGGCTTGCGTGAGTATCTGGTTTCATTCCTCACGCCATCAGCCGCTGACCAGGAGCCTTCTCCACAGGTTATTTCTTTCATCGATGTCCTGGCGCGCCTGCAACAGCTTGCGGAACTGCTGGAGCTAAATCCTGTCCAGGCAGGATTTATCACCACACATGACAATGCGAAACACTTTGGAATCAAAGATCTGGTCTATCCCTCCTTCGCTGAGATGAAGCTCCTGTCTGCCTATAAAAAGCTGGTCAAAGCCTTCGCAGATGATGAAGACAGGCTGCTGTCCTATTTTAGCGAAAAGGATCGGGAAAAAAAGTTGGCTATTCTCGCGGAGGCTACGGGTTGGCAAGAGACGCAGATCGGCAAAGTGATTGACTATTTCTGGTCCAATCGTCCAACTGCTGAGAAACCGGAAGCTACCGTTGCGGGGCTTGTACGAATGAAGAGCGTATTTGATCAGGCCAGTCTGCTCGGTGCAAGCGTCGATGTCGTCCTTAAGTATGGAAGTCTGAGCCACCTGGGGCTGACAGATGAGGGTGGAAAAATCAATCAGCAGAACTGGGAGCAGTATGACAAGCTGGCCCAGGCGAGCATCGACCTGTTGCAAGCGAAATATGGCGAAGAACGATTTGCGGTTCTGAACCGGGAAGCTGTCGATCAGATTCACACCTTATCCCGAGACAGCCTGCTAAGCTACGCACTGTGGATCATTCACAAGCAGGATGAGCGGATTGCGACCCCTGCGGATTTGTTTAAATATTTGCTGATTGATGTAGAGATGGGAAGCTGCGCAACTACTTCGCTGATCGCCCAAGGGATTGCCTCCGTCCAGCTTTATATGCAGCGCGCTCGCATGATGCTCGAAGAAGGAATCGTCGAGACAAAGGTTCCGACCATTTGGTGGACATGGGTTTCCAACTACAGATTGTGGGAAGCGAATCGGAAAATTTTTCTCTATCCCGAGAATTACATTGATCCGACCCTCCGCAAAACGGCAACACCCGATTTCCAAAAACTGTCAGATGACATCCTGCAAAATAATATCACCCATGAAAATGTAGAAAAGCCGTTTCAGGATTACATCAGCAAGCTGCTGGTGCTGGGCAGTCTGGAGCATGTAGCCAGCTATCATTGCAGGCGTATCGACCCCCGCAATGGAGAAGAGAAAGATACGGTGTTTTTCTTTGGACGGACGAATACCCAGCCGTATACCTACTACTTCCGCTTTCTTGATAACGGAAAGTCATGGGGTCCTTGGGAAGAGATTAAGCTGAGCATTCCGGCACAGCATCTATCTCCCGTCTATGCCTTCGGACGTTTGTTTATCTTCTGGACAGAATTTGATATCGGAAAGAGCAATGCGATCAAAAATCAGGAATCGAGCACCCAAACGGTAAATAAAGCAAGCCTGAAATACTCCTTTCTGAATCATGGCGAGTGGGTTCCTCCGCAAACATTGCTGGACGAGGTTGTCATCAACGCCTATCCCGCCAACTACGACGCGCTGACCACGGAAGAGATGAAGAACCTGCTGAATGAAAACAATCACTTTTGGCAGGAGCCGTATGCTTTGACGACGGGTACGGGAATAGTGGGGGCAGGTAAAATCTCCTTCTCTGAAGGGGCGCAGATTGTTCGGGGGGAATTGACGCAGTTTGATCGTGAAATACGCCCCGGCGACCGAATCAGAAGCATGGGAGAAGAGCGAGTAGTAGCAGAGGTCAAGAATGCGACTACCCTGGTTGTTCGGGAGCCTTGGTCTACCGGCGTAGAACATGCGCTCTACAAAATCATTCCCGCCACCAACAGCAACCGCTTTGCTCCTTTTATCGGACAAGGAACCGTTGAGATTACCGCCGGATTGAGGCTGGTGAGCGGTAAGAATACCCGATTTACGGAGCAGTTTGTGTACGGGGACAAAATTGTCGTCGGTGACGAGTCGCGAGTCATTATCTACATCAAAAATGATACAGAAATGCTGGTAGATTCCGATTGGCTGGCAGATCATCATGAATCTTTCACGATTGTTCCAAGAAGGAGCGGAAACGAGCAATTGCTCGTGATCTATGGAGGAGCGCTTGCGAGCAATGTGGAGCGTCCCGTTGTCAAACCGCCCACAGTGGAAAATAAGGATCGAGATTCTTTTATCGATCAACGAAATGCTGTCAATCACAATATGTATAATTCGCTTCGCCTTGCCAAAAAAGCCAGTCCAAGCGTGGAGAATATCCCTGGAATTGTCGCGGTCGGGCCTTCCGTCATGCTCGATGGCAACCTGATCAAAAGCAAAAAGCGGCTGCACCTGCCCGACTACCGGTACAGCGCTGGAAGCAATCCCCAGCCTTATCAATTCTCTTTGAGAAGAAATCAGGAATTGCTGCGCGTCGAATACGGGAAAAACCTGCTGGAGAGCAATTACTGGGGAAACAACATTCCCGGAACACATAATGCCTTTCGCAATGAGCCGGCCTTAGCAGGAGTCAATCTGCTTTACTACGTATCCGAAGAAAAATCTGCACTGAGGAACGTCACGAATCAGCCCGGATGGATGATTTTCAGCAGCGGAGATGAATCCTTCCTCGTTCGTCCAGAGGGGATGGAAATCAATAAGCTGTCCGATCTGATTTACCTGCAACCATCGCCGATGCCACCGGATATGCTTTCTAATCAGATTCTCTCGACAGATGCTTATGTAACAAAACCGCTCGCCATCGAAAAGCTGAAGTTTACCTTTACCCGGTTGACGACCAACACCATTTCGATGCTTAGCCAAAAACTGTTTGCTGGCGGCCTCGATAATTTACTGACGATAGAGTCTCAGATGCTGCAAGAGCTGCCTTTTAGTCGGTTCTATCCGCCGCCAGGAAGCACACCGCCTGCTTCCGTCATCCCTCCTGCACAGACGACCATGGACTTCGACGGAGCTTATGGGCTTTACTTCTGGGAAATCTTCTTCCACGCTCCATTCTTGATTGCTGCCAGGTTAAGTGAAAACAATCGATTTGAGGATGCCAAGCGATGGATGCAATACATTTTTAACCCGACACAGGCACCATCCCAATGGGAAAATGCTGCATCCAACGAGCGTTTTTGGAGGTTTCTGCCTTTCCGCGCGGTAAAAAATGAATCAATACGAGAGATATTGACGAGCAAGGAGCAGATTGCCCGCTATAATTACGATCCATTTGACCCGGATACGATTGCCTCTCAACGGCAGGTGGCTTATGCCAAAACCATTGTGATGCGCTACATCGACAATTTGATTAGCTGGGGCGATTATCTGTTTGCACAGGATACGAGTGAGTCGGTTAATCAGGCGACCCAACTCTATCTTCTGGCAGCAGATTTGCTGGGTGAACGTCCGCAGTCCAAAGGAAAGCGGCCCACACCGGAGCCAAAAAACTTCCTGGAAATCCAAAAAGAGTATCAGGGAAAAGAAATCCCGCAGTTTTTAATTGATCTGGAAAACAGCAGTCAATCAGGCTGGACAGCATCAGGTTATTACCGCGATGTTCCCTTCAACGATATACCATCCTACTTCTGTGTTCCTGAAAATGCTGATTTCATCAAATATTGGGATCGTGTAGAGGATCGGCTTTACAAGATACGTCACTGCATGAACCTGGATGGTCTCGTCCGTTCCCTCTCGCTTTTTGCACCGCCCATTGATCCGCGCGTACTGATCAGGGCGATTGCGGCTGGCGGCTTTGGTATGGCTCTGTCCTCTCAAGTGGCGCCAACCTTGTTCTCGTACCGCTTTGAATATCTGCTGGAGAAGGCCAAAGCGCTAACCGGTCAGCTATCTGCATTGGGCTCATCTCTATTGAGTGCGTTGGAGAAAAAGGATGCAGAACTGTTAAATCTGCTGAGAGTTCAGCAGGAAAAAACGCTGTTAAAAATGACGACGGCAATCAAAGAAGCCGAAGTAGCAGAAACCAGATCTACTCACAAAGTACTGACGGAGAATTTGAACAGCGCAACCTACCGCTATCAACATTATGCCAATTTGGTAAAGGTGGGCATCTCCGCACGCGAACAAAGCAGCTTGGATGCAGCGCTGGCTGCTGCCGTATTCAATGTGTTGGGGGTCGGAACCAAGACAGCTGCTTCAATCGCCTATGCAGTACCTCAAGTGGGTTCTCCCTTTGCCATGACCTATGGCGGGGTGCAGATTGGAAATATGCTCAATGCTGCCTCCGGTGTATTGGAAATGGGGGCGACGATCTCTACTGCCATATCCCAGCAGACATTGACGATGGCTGGCTATGATCGCCGTCTGGAGGATTGGACGCTACAGGAAAAGCTGGCCTCCTACGAAATCAATCAGCTAAAAGAACAGATAAAAGCCAATGAATTCAGACAAAAAATTGCCGAGCAATCGCTGACCATCCATCTGGAAAGCATCAAACAAAATGAAGCAACCGAGCTTTTCTACAAGGATAAATTCACCAATAAAGAGTTGTACCAGTGGCTGGCCAACCGATTATCGTCCGTCTATTTCCAGACGTATACACTCGCCTACGACCTGGCTTTGGCCGCGCAACGTTCCTATCAATTTGAATTCGATACGAATCGCAGCTTTATCAACTTTGGCTATTGGGATGATCGCTACAAGGGGCTTGGTGCCGCTGACGGGTTGCTGCTGGCATTGCATCAGATGGAAAATGCCTCGATCGAAGCGAATCGTCGACCGCTGGAAATCGAGAAAACCATCTCACTCTCCCAGCTCAATCCGAAAGCCCTGCTGGATTTGAAGGAAAAAGGGGAGTGCCATTTTGAGTGGAGTGAGCGGCTCTTCGATTTTGACTTCCCTGGTCATTACGCTCGCAAGATCAAAAGTGTCAGTGTCTCCATTCCTGCTGTGGTCGGACCGTATCAGAATATCAAAGCCACACTTACGCAATTAAGCAACCATCTTGTGCTGAAATCTGACCAAAGCGGAGTGGATGCGATCAACTTTCTGCTGGGAGGAAAAAAAGTACAGGAGCCTGGAGCTGATGTACTCCGCTCGAACTGGTGGTCCAATCAACAAGTGGTTTTGTCCCGCGGAGTGAATGACAATGGGCTATTTGAAATGAGCTCGAATGACAGCCGCTACCTGCCGTTTGAAGGAACCGGTGCAGTCTCGACCTGGAAGCTGAGCATGCCAAAAGCAACAAACCGGCTCAATTTTGACACGATCACAGATGTGATCTTTACCCTGCGCTATACCGCATATAACGGGGGAGAGCTGTTTGCCGAAAAAGTACGAACCCTGCCCGCCATGCAGCCAGTTAGCGGTGTTGGTTATTTCAATTTGAGACAGATGTATGCGGAGAACTGGTTTGCATTTTTGCAGAACCACAGCTCTGCAGCGGTACAATCGCTTATCTTTGAAATTCCCAACTTTGTGCCGCCGCATATCGATGGTGCCAAGTGTACGGGTTTCTATATCAAGCTGGATACCGTGGGAAGTCAGCCGGGAAGCTATCTGACGCTTCAGCTAACCAACAGCCTGTCCATCGATGTTCAGCTTGGCGAGAACAATGACTTTGCGTACAGCTTTAAAGCAAATGGCAAAGAACAGCCTGCCATCAGCAAAATACTCGGGGAAAGGAGGGGAGTGCATTTTCAATTGGCAGCAACACCGGAAGAATTGAAAGAAGGGCATTTTCTTGACCCGACCAAGCTCCAGAATATCCAGTTGATTTTGTATTATGACGGATCACTTTCTACCTAA